Proteins encoded within one genomic window of Fodinicurvata sp. EGI_FJ10296:
- a CDS encoding Xaa-Pro peptidase family protein, whose amino-acid sequence MTTAFDLPFSIEEYRSRVTAVQAEMARRGIDALLVHTPENIYYLTGYRTLGYYSYMMLVVPPEGDPVHLARFIEKSVLQGTSWVPNIETHPDTEHYLDATIRVLHDRGFDRGTLAVDHSAWYLTIADFNALKERLPDVKWQDSALMIETMRLIKSPAEQEYSRLAGRAASQGMRDAVEAIRDGITENEIMAAAYNGMFAMGSEFTALPPLINAGVRHTMAHATADGNAARWNEAVHLEIGASIKRYHAANLRVCHLGEPPKLFMDLTDLCRRSLEAGIAAMKPGVPAETVDHAARKVIDDAGYGDKFRHKAGYSIGIALPPDWSEARSFMLRGGEKRELQPGMVFHILPAVFEYKEYGIGLSETVLITDTGAEVLTNAEQKLFVKK is encoded by the coding sequence ATGACGACCGCTTTTGACCTGCCGTTCTCGATCGAGGAATACCGGAGCCGTGTCACCGCCGTGCAGGCTGAAATGGCCAGGCGCGGTATCGATGCCCTGCTCGTTCACACGCCGGAGAACATCTATTACCTCACCGGCTATCGGACGCTTGGCTACTACTCGTACATGATGCTGGTCGTGCCGCCCGAGGGCGACCCGGTGCATCTGGCGCGCTTCATCGAGAAGTCGGTTCTGCAGGGCACATCCTGGGTGCCGAACATCGAAACTCACCCCGACACCGAACACTATCTCGATGCCACCATCCGCGTGCTGCATGACCGCGGCTTCGATCGCGGCACGCTGGCCGTCGATCACAGTGCCTGGTATCTGACCATCGCCGATTTCAACGCGCTGAAGGAACGCCTGCCCGACGTCAAATGGCAGGACAGTGCCCTGATGATCGAGACCATGCGTCTCATCAAGAGCCCGGCTGAACAGGAATACAGCCGCCTGGCCGGCCGGGCGGCATCGCAGGGTATGCGCGATGCGGTCGAAGCGATCCGCGACGGCATTACCGAGAACGAGATCATGGCCGCCGCCTATAACGGCATGTTCGCCATGGGCAGCGAATTCACCGCGCTGCCGCCGCTGATCAATGCCGGTGTGCGCCATACCATGGCCCATGCCACAGCCGACGGGAATGCCGCACGCTGGAACGAGGCGGTCCATCTGGAGATCGGCGCCAGCATCAAGCGCTATCACGCCGCCAATCTGCGCGTCTGCCATCTGGGTGAACCGCCGAAGCTGTTCATGGACCTGACCGACCTCTGCCGCCGCTCGCTGGAAGCCGGCATCGCGGCGATGAAGCCCGGCGTCCCGGCAGAAACCGTTGACCATGCCGCCCGCAAGGTCATCGACGACGCCGGTTATGGCGACAAGTTCCGGCACAAGGCCGGCTATTCCATCGGCATCGCCCTGCCCCCGGACTGGAGCGAGGCGCGCAGCTTCATGCTGCGCGGTGGCGAGAAGCGCGAGCTTCAGCCGGGCATGGTCTTCCACATCCTGCCGGCGGTGTTCGAATACAAGGAATACGGCATCGGCCTCAGCGAAACGGTGCTGATCACCGATACCGGCGCGGAGGTTCTGACCAACGCGGAACAGAAACTGTTCGTGAAGAAATAA
- a CDS encoding ABC transporter permease — MNDQTQQTLAPWIATILFFGLWELTCRVFDIDTFILPAPSDAMGAMWENWGPLWHHSLITLYTTAIGFALAVAFGMALGIAVGASATLYHAIYPLLIAFNSIPKVAIVPILVVWFGIGPTPSILTAFSISFFPIVVNVATGLATIEPELKDVLRSLGAGKLDIMLKVGIPRSLPYFFASLKIAITLAFVGAVIAETIAGSSGIGHLMLIASSSFRVPLVFAGLFVISAMGIGMYVIFSLIERRMTGWATRSENNFATGG, encoded by the coding sequence ATGAACGACCAAACCCAACAAACACTTGCACCCTGGATCGCCACGATCCTGTTCTTCGGTCTCTGGGAACTGACCTGCCGGGTCTTCGATATCGACACCTTCATTCTGCCGGCGCCGAGTGATGCCATGGGTGCGATGTGGGAAAACTGGGGCCCGCTCTGGCACCATTCGCTGATCACGCTCTACACCACGGCAATCGGGTTTGCTTTGGCCGTCGCATTCGGCATGGCGCTGGGCATTGCCGTCGGCGCGTCGGCGACCCTGTATCATGCGATTTACCCGTTGCTGATTGCCTTTAACAGCATTCCCAAAGTAGCGATCGTTCCGATTCTGGTCGTTTGGTTCGGTATCGGTCCCACGCCATCGATCCTGACCGCATTTTCGATCTCGTTCTTCCCGATCGTGGTCAATGTCGCGACGGGTTTGGCCACGATCGAGCCCGAATTGAAAGACGTCCTCCGGTCACTGGGCGCGGGAAAGCTCGACATCATGCTGAAGGTCGGTATTCCGCGCTCGCTGCCTTATTTCTTTGCCTCGCTCAAGATTGCGATAACCCTGGCGTTTGTCGGCGCCGTCATCGCCGAGACCATCGCCGGCAGTTCCGGGATCGGCCATTTGATGTTGATCGCCAGTTCCAGCTTCCGCGTGCCTCTGGTCTTCGCCGGGCTGTTTGTGATCAGCGCCATGGGCATCGGAATGTATGTGATCTTCTCGTTGATAGAACGGCGCATGACCGGCTGGGCGACCCGCAGCGAGAACAACTTCGCCACCGGGGGCTAA
- a CDS encoding TRAP transporter small permease, giving the protein MLRTIDRSIEMTTVAIIVVLMSVMTVSIVAGVFYRYVLNAPLSWTEEIARYAMVWVSVLGGGLAFRRGGHVAVTFVVDAFPNALRTITLFLGGVAILTFLFIMFWYGWQMAEQVRFQRSAALRFSMSYAYAAIPVGAALMIYHMLVATYLQVFMNESPSSRQTGI; this is encoded by the coding sequence ATGCTGCGCACCATAGACAGATCGATAGAAATGACGACCGTGGCCATCATCGTGGTACTGATGTCGGTGATGACGGTTTCGATTGTTGCCGGCGTCTTCTACCGGTACGTCCTGAACGCGCCGCTGAGCTGGACGGAAGAGATCGCCCGCTACGCGATGGTCTGGGTTTCGGTGCTGGGCGGCGGGTTGGCGTTCCGGCGCGGCGGGCATGTTGCCGTGACCTTCGTCGTCGATGCGTTTCCCAACGCCTTACGCACGATCACGTTGTTCCTGGGCGGCGTCGCGATACTGACATTCCTGTTCATCATGTTCTGGTATGGCTGGCAGATGGCCGAGCAGGTCCGGTTCCAGCGCAGCGCTGCGTTGCGGTTCTCCATGAGCTATGCCTATGCCGCCATCCCGGTCGGCGCGGCGCTGATGATCTATCACATGCTCGTCGCCACCTATCTCCAGGTGTTCATGAACGAGAGCCCCTCCTCCCGGCAAACGGGAATCTAG
- a CDS encoding ABC transporter ATP-binding protein, which translates to MSFVQLEDVALAYGNGGQRTVAVESLDLTIKKGEFVAIVGPSGCGKSSLLKLVSGLMPPTGGRVVVNGETITKPVKIVGMAFQNATLLPWRTAIDNVLLPLEIVRPHRSSFRRDYDRNRAKAEKLLATVGLEGFGDRFPWQLSGGMQQRTQLCRALIHEPELLLLDEPFGALDAFTREELWNVLQTLYLDRECTVMLITHDLREAAYLANRVAIMSARPGRIIEDWEVPLGRPRDLEDLFRPEMVDLVHEMRNKIQHGRQVA; encoded by the coding sequence TTGAGCTTCGTACAACTGGAAGACGTCGCCCTGGCCTATGGCAATGGCGGGCAAAGGACAGTCGCCGTGGAATCCCTCGATCTGACGATCAAGAAGGGCGAGTTCGTCGCCATCGTCGGGCCCAGCGGCTGCGGGAAATCTTCTCTGCTCAAGCTCGTTTCGGGTCTGATGCCGCCCACCGGCGGCCGGGTGGTCGTCAATGGGGAAACCATCACCAAGCCGGTCAAGATCGTCGGCATGGCCTTTCAGAATGCAACCCTGCTGCCCTGGCGGACGGCTATCGACAATGTTCTGCTGCCGCTTGAAATCGTAAGGCCGCACCGCAGCAGCTTTCGTCGCGACTACGATCGGAACCGGGCCAAGGCTGAGAAACTTCTCGCCACCGTCGGCCTGGAAGGATTTGGCGACAGATTTCCCTGGCAGCTTTCCGGCGGCATGCAGCAGCGCACGCAGCTTTGCCGCGCCTTGATCCATGAACCGGAATTGCTGCTGCTGGACGAGCCGTTCGGCGCTCTGGATGCCTTCACCCGCGAAGAATTGTGGAACGTTTTGCAAACGCTTTACCTGGATCGGGAGTGTACGGTCATGCTGATCACCCATGACCTGAGGGAAGCGGCTTATCTGGCCAATCGTGTCGCCATCATGTCCGCGCGGCCTGGACGAATCATCGAGGACTGGGAGGTTCCGCTGGGGCGACCGCGCGATCTTGAGGATCTGTTCCGGCCGGAAATGGTCGATCTGGTTCACGAAATGCGCAACAAGATCCAGCATGGAAGGCAGGTGGCATGA
- a CDS encoding ABC transporter substrate-binding protein, whose amino-acid sequence MKNRNRIAFSVSTAILAMAAMAPADARAQDEVDIAFTLDWVAQGPHGIFFHAKDAGYYEEEGLNVTFDPSQGSGDAANRIAGGSHDMGFPDINSLIEFNSQNPDNAIQTVLMVYNSGPFSIFTMADSDIQEISDLEGHTLGAPSFDASMRLFPAVAAELGMDMDAINIENMSPQLRETMLVRGDVDAITGHVWSSLLNIVQTGTPEEDVRYFLYGDVGIDFYANGVAVSSEFQQEHPEAVEGFIRATIRSVKDIVENPELAIDAVMEFEPLLDRDIERARLDLALECCLVTETVQEIGFGAIDPDRFEEALVKVVEAFGLDRAPSVDEMYNPDYLPPAEERMIQ is encoded by the coding sequence ATGAAAAACCGAAACAGGATCGCCTTTTCCGTTTCCACGGCCATTCTGGCAATGGCCGCCATGGCGCCGGCCGACGCCCGCGCGCAGGACGAGGTGGACATCGCATTCACGCTCGACTGGGTCGCGCAGGGCCCGCACGGCATTTTCTTCCATGCCAAGGACGCCGGATATTACGAGGAAGAAGGGCTGAACGTCACGTTCGATCCGTCTCAGGGGTCAGGCGACGCAGCGAACCGGATCGCCGGTGGCTCGCACGATATGGGCTTTCCCGACATCAACTCGCTGATCGAGTTCAATTCGCAGAATCCCGATAATGCCATTCAGACCGTTCTGATGGTCTATAACAGCGGACCGTTCTCGATCTTCACCATGGCCGACAGCGATATCCAGGAAATATCCGACCTTGAAGGCCACACCCTGGGCGCCCCGTCGTTCGACGCCAGCATGCGCTTGTTCCCCGCGGTGGCGGCGGAACTCGGCATGGATATGGATGCGATCAACATCGAGAACATGTCACCGCAGCTTCGTGAAACGATGCTGGTGCGCGGCGATGTGGATGCCATCACCGGCCATGTCTGGTCGTCGCTTCTGAACATCGTGCAAACCGGCACGCCGGAAGAAGACGTCCGATACTTCCTTTATGGCGATGTCGGCATCGATTTCTATGCCAACGGCGTTGCGGTCTCCAGCGAGTTCCAGCAGGAGCACCCCGAAGCAGTCGAAGGCTTCATCCGTGCCACGATTCGCAGCGTCAAGGACATTGTCGAAAATCCTGAACTGGCGATCGATGCCGTCATGGAATTCGAGCCGCTTCTCGACCGCGACATCGAGCGTGCGCGCCTCGATCTGGCCCTGGAATGCTGCCTGGTGACCGAGACGGTTCAGGAGATCGGTTTCGGCGCAATCGATCCGGACCGGTTCGAAGAGGCGCTCGTCAAGGTGGTCGAGGCGTTCGGCCTGGACAGGGCACCCAGCGTCGACGAGATGTATAACCCCGACTACCTGCCGCCCGCCGAAGAGCGGATGATTCAGTAA
- a CDS encoding DctP family TRAP transporter solute-binding subunit, with translation MVSKINAKALLSGAALAIAMAAMAPATADAQDYVIRLSHGMPEEMESGQHAYAVVFKEFVEAQTGGDVEVRILGANVVGAEREQLQSVQTGINQMLLVSEITQPSFFEPALIWGIPFLFPSSAVAWEVLDGPFGERYNQEFLDATGIRILNHIESGFRSIFNSERPIHSPEDLDGLRIRTGENAVHMELMSSLGASPTPISWSEVYTSLQQGVVDGMENPPGLFYSMRFYEHQDYLTVNRHLYSLHSAMINEAFFQSLPEDYQAIVLEGAEVAKTVGRSTAYLAERAALDQLREEGIEVYIPTTEEYEAFRDLGQPNALQLVRDEVGDDWVDGVLTAVDEAAAGLGQL, from the coding sequence ATGGTAAGTAAGATCAACGCAAAAGCACTGTTGAGCGGGGCAGCGCTCGCCATCGCGATGGCGGCAATGGCGCCGGCAACAGCAGACGCGCAGGATTACGTCATCCGGCTGTCGCATGGCATGCCGGAGGAAATGGAATCCGGTCAGCATGCCTATGCTGTCGTCTTCAAGGAATTCGTCGAGGCGCAGACCGGCGGCGATGTCGAGGTCCGCATCCTTGGCGCGAACGTCGTCGGAGCTGAGCGCGAACAACTTCAGAGCGTTCAGACCGGCATCAACCAGATGCTGCTGGTCTCCGAGATTACGCAGCCTTCGTTCTTCGAACCGGCGTTGATCTGGGGCATACCGTTCCTGTTCCCCTCGTCGGCCGTAGCCTGGGAGGTTCTGGACGGCCCGTTCGGCGAACGCTACAACCAGGAATTTCTGGATGCAACGGGCATCAGAATCCTCAATCACATCGAAAGCGGCTTCCGCAGCATCTTCAACAGCGAACGGCCGATTCATTCGCCGGAAGATCTCGATGGCCTGCGCATCCGTACCGGCGAGAACGCCGTGCATATGGAACTGATGTCGTCGCTGGGTGCCAGCCCGACGCCGATCTCGTGGTCCGAGGTCTACACCTCGCTGCAGCAGGGCGTGGTCGACGGCATGGAGAACCCGCCCGGCCTGTTCTATTCCATGCGCTTCTACGAGCATCAGGACTATCTGACCGTCAACCGTCACCTGTATAGTCTCCATTCCGCCATGATAAACGAAGCCTTCTTCCAGTCGCTGCCGGAGGATTACCAGGCGATCGTTCTGGAAGGTGCGGAAGTCGCCAAGACCGTCGGTCGTTCGACGGCTTACCTGGCCGAGCGTGCGGCGCTGGATCAGCTCCGCGAAGAAGGCATCGAGGTCTATATCCCGACGACCGAGGAGTATGAGGCTTTCCGTGACCTGGGACAGCCCAACGCACTGCAGCTCGTCCGCGACGAAGTCGGCGACGACTGGGTTGACGGCGTCCTGACGGCAGTCGACGAAGCAGCGGCCGGACTCGGCCAGCTCTGA
- a CDS encoding TRAP transporter large permease: MLGTVMFGGMLALMLLGVPILFAIGIASALGILTIGASAPWIIIPASMFNGMNSFPLMAIPFFVLAGELMNRGGISRRLVSFAVALVGHVQGGLGHANVVANAMLAAVSGSALANIAAVGRVMIPEMEKKGYEREFATGITISSSLLGPIIPPSITMVVYAVTAGASIGGLFLAGVLPGILMALLLMAVIYIRARKMNYPVNDSFTVRGVVDTGREAIIALLMPVIILGGIFGGIMTPTEAAAVAVAYALIVGLFVFRELKLKDVGDILANTGILTGFIMLIVGAARVFSDLLAQEAVPQAIAAVVLSITSNEILMLLLINLLLLVVGCLMDTTAAIIILVPILLPIATELGIDPLLFGVMMCINLVIGLATPPVGIALYLGADVANLKVEKVIRATLPFLIVQIGVLLLVTFVPAISLTLPRLMGY; this comes from the coding sequence ATGCTGGGCACGGTAATGTTTGGCGGAATGCTGGCCCTGATGCTGCTGGGCGTGCCGATCCTGTTCGCGATCGGGATCGCCTCGGCGCTCGGAATTCTTACCATCGGCGCTTCCGCCCCCTGGATCATTATCCCCGCCAGCATGTTCAACGGGATGAATTCCTTCCCGCTGATGGCGATTCCGTTCTTCGTTCTGGCCGGGGAACTGATGAACCGTGGCGGCATTTCGCGACGGCTCGTCTCCTTCGCGGTCGCGCTGGTCGGGCATGTCCAGGGCGGGCTGGGGCACGCCAATGTCGTTGCAAACGCCATGCTGGCGGCAGTGTCCGGATCGGCGCTGGCCAACATCGCCGCCGTCGGCCGGGTCATGATCCCGGAAATGGAGAAAAAGGGCTACGAGCGGGAATTTGCCACCGGCATCACGATCAGTTCCTCCCTGCTCGGCCCGATCATCCCGCCCAGCATCACGATGGTCGTCTATGCCGTGACCGCCGGCGCCTCGATCGGCGGGCTGTTTCTGGCCGGCGTCTTGCCCGGCATTCTGATGGCCCTGCTGCTGATGGCGGTCATCTATATCCGCGCGCGGAAAATGAACTACCCGGTGAACGACTCCTTCACCGTTCGCGGGGTCGTCGACACCGGTCGCGAAGCGATCATCGCCCTGCTCATGCCGGTCATCATTCTGGGCGGGATCTTTGGCGGCATCATGACGCCGACGGAAGCGGCCGCAGTCGCCGTGGCCTATGCACTGATCGTCGGTCTTTTCGTCTTTCGCGAACTCAAGCTGAAGGATGTCGGCGACATCCTTGCCAATACCGGCATCCTGACCGGCTTCATCATGCTGATCGTCGGCGCAGCGCGGGTCTTTTCGGACCTGCTGGCCCAGGAAGCGGTGCCACAGGCCATCGCAGCCGTCGTTTTATCCATCACCAGCAACGAAATCCTGATGTTGCTGCTGATCAATCTTCTGCTTCTCGTCGTCGGCTGCCTGATGGACACGACGGCGGCCATCATCATCCTGGTGCCGATCCTGTTGCCGATCGCGACCGAGCTTGGCATCGACCCGCTGCTGTTCGGCGTGATGATGTGCATCAATCTGGTTATCGGTTTGGCGACACCGCCAGTGGGCATCGCTCTCTATCTGGGCGCCGATGTCGCCAATCTGAAGGTCGAGAAGGTGATCCGGGCAACGCTGCCGTTCCTGATCGTCCAGATCGGCGTCCTGCTGCTCGTGACCTTCGTTCCGGCCATATCGCTCACCCTGCCAAGACTGATGGGATACTGA
- a CDS encoding zinc-binding dehydrogenase — MKAAVIESQGGLDVLSYRDWPDPVPESDEVVIRVKAVGLNHLDVFVRRGMPGFPVPMPFISGGDIAGVVESAGADVSGWKSGDRVVVNPATAKGMLGEERLGGLAERVAVPAANLIAMPDSLDFRTAAAMPIAYGTAQRMLTTIGKVQPGELMLVLGASGGVGTACVQIGRHLGARVIAAAGSQEKCRQLADLGAEYTIDYGQDDFSREAWRISGKKGVDVAVNFTGGDTWVPTLKALRPRGRLLTCGATAGHDPVTDLRYLWVRELQVLGSNSYSQDDIAQSIQLAADGHLAPAINCVLPLSDIVEAHRMIEDRSLFGKIIMEP, encoded by the coding sequence ATGAAAGCAGCCGTCATCGAAAGCCAGGGCGGACTCGACGTACTGAGCTATCGCGACTGGCCGGATCCGGTTCCCGAATCCGATGAAGTCGTCATCCGCGTCAAGGCGGTCGGCCTCAACCATCTGGATGTCTTCGTGCGTCGCGGCATGCCGGGATTTCCGGTGCCGATGCCATTCATATCCGGTGGCGACATCGCCGGCGTCGTGGAGTCGGCCGGCGCCGATGTCTCCGGCTGGAAATCGGGTGACCGGGTCGTCGTCAATCCGGCCACGGCCAAGGGCATGCTGGGCGAAGAACGCCTGGGCGGGCTTGCCGAACGGGTCGCGGTCCCGGCCGCCAACCTCATCGCCATGCCGGATAGCCTCGATTTCCGCACGGCGGCCGCCATGCCGATCGCCTATGGCACGGCCCAACGGATGCTGACGACGATTGGCAAGGTTCAGCCCGGCGAACTCATGCTCGTGCTTGGCGCCAGTGGCGGCGTCGGTACGGCCTGCGTCCAGATTGGTCGCCATTTGGGCGCACGGGTGATCGCCGCCGCCGGCTCGCAGGAGAAATGCCGGCAATTGGCGGATTTGGGTGCCGAATACACGATCGATTACGGCCAGGACGATTTCAGCCGCGAAGCCTGGCGCATATCGGGCAAGAAGGGCGTCGATGTTGCCGTAAATTTCACCGGCGGCGACACCTGGGTGCCGACATTAAAGGCACTTCGCCCAAGAGGGCGGCTGCTGACCTGCGGCGCGACGGCGGGACACGACCCGGTCACCGACCTGCGTTATCTCTGGGTTCGCGAACTGCAGGTGCTGGGGTCGAACAGCTACTCCCAGGACGACATTGCACAGTCGATCCAACTTGCGGCCGACGGGCACTTGGCTCCGGCGATCAATTGCGTACTGCCGCTGTCTGACATCGTCGAGGCGCACCGAATGATCGAGGATCGCAGCTTGTTCGGCAAGATTATCATGGAACCCTGA
- a CDS encoding amidohydrolase family protein — protein sequence MSSTGKTLIIKGGRVYDHDGDVHMPPKADILIENGIIKAIGPDLADRLAAGQSVEGISGAAVSETIDANGQLVLPGFVNAHYHSHDVLLKGSYETIPLEFWVLNALPPSYPKRSPEELRARTLLGVLECLKSGMTTVQDMVTVFPFDPADIDVIQDAYDEIGIRSVLALQVADVPGLKSIPFWEDIIPEEMRANLTGAVEPFGPDVDLFTMMEDTIKAKRGAKSRVHWALGPSSPERCTESFMERLADLSARENLPIYSHLYESKAMTLIARQEFKADGGSLIRYMQRTGVLGPRLSLAHSVWLLPDEIDMLAEAGANVVLNPVGNLKTRSGIAPITDLVAKGVNVALGSDNCSCSDVQNMFQAMKLYCSLAGVLDPMPGRPFAADALKAATVNGARTAGLQDRIGALKPGMAADLSILDLSDVSYVPLNSVARQTVFTETARSVRTVMVDGEVILRDGRSTRIDEQALYAEVEGLMDVVRRDRDAVEARTRMMEPYLLKAHKMIWDDDVGTNRYVAGPSF from the coding sequence ATGTCCAGTACAGGCAAGACCCTGATCATCAAGGGTGGGCGCGTCTACGACCACGACGGCGACGTCCATATGCCGCCGAAGGCCGACATCCTGATCGAAAACGGGATTATCAAGGCGATCGGTCCGGATCTGGCCGATCGTCTGGCCGCCGGCCAGTCGGTCGAGGGCATTTCCGGCGCGGCGGTGTCGGAAACCATCGACGCCAACGGTCAGCTCGTCCTGCCGGGATTCGTCAACGCCCACTATCACTCGCACGATGTGCTGCTGAAGGGCAGCTACGAGACCATCCCGCTGGAGTTCTGGGTGCTGAACGCGCTCCCGCCCAGTTATCCGAAGCGAAGCCCGGAAGAACTGCGGGCGCGCACGCTGCTGGGCGTGCTGGAATGCCTGAAAAGCGGCATGACCACCGTTCAGGACATGGTGACGGTGTTCCCGTTCGACCCGGCGGATATCGACGTTATCCAGGATGCCTATGACGAAATCGGCATCCGCTCGGTCCTGGCGCTGCAGGTCGCCGACGTGCCGGGGCTGAAATCGATCCCGTTCTGGGAAGACATCATTCCCGAAGAGATGCGCGCCAACCTGACCGGCGCGGTCGAACCGTTCGGCCCGGACGTCGACCTGTTCACCATGATGGAAGACACCATCAAGGCCAAGCGTGGCGCCAAATCGCGCGTGCACTGGGCACTGGGTCCATCCAGCCCCGAACGCTGCACCGAGAGCTTCATGGAGCGGCTGGCCGACCTGTCGGCGCGGGAAAATCTGCCGATCTACTCGCATCTGTACGAATCCAAGGCGATGACCCTGATCGCCCGTCAGGAATTCAAGGCCGATGGCGGATCGCTGATCCGCTATATGCAGCGCACGGGCGTTCTTGGCCCCCGCCTGAGCCTTGCGCACAGTGTCTGGCTCTTGCCCGACGAAATCGACATGCTTGCCGAGGCGGGCGCAAACGTCGTTCTGAACCCGGTCGGCAACCTGAAGACCCGCAGCGGCATCGCCCCGATCACGGACCTGGTCGCCAAGGGCGTCAATGTCGCGCTCGGCAGCGACAATTGCAGTTGCAGCGACGTCCAGAACATGTTCCAGGCGATGAAACTGTACTGTTCGCTGGCCGGTGTGCTGGACCCGATGCCGGGCCGGCCCTTTGCCGCCGATGCGTTGAAAGCCGCCACGGTCAACGGCGCCCGCACAGCCGGGCTCCAGGATCGGATCGGCGCGCTGAAACCGGGCATGGCCGCCGATCTTTCCATCCTGGATCTGTCGGATGTCAGCTATGTGCCGCTCAACAGTGTCGCGCGCCAGACGGTCTTCACGGAGACCGCGCGATCGGTACGCACGGTCATGGTGGACGGCGAGGTCATCCTGCGCGACGGCCGCTCGACCCGCATCGATGAACAGGCGCTTTATGCCGAGGTCGAAGGCCTTATGGACGTCGTCCGCCGCGACCGCGACGCCGTCGAGGCGCGCACCCGGATGATGGAGCCGTACCTTCTGAAGGCGCACAAGATGATCTGGGACGACGATGTCGGCACCAACCGCTATGTCGCCGGTCCCAGCTTCTGA
- a CDS encoding RidA family protein, with protein sequence MKRHNPPTISPPLGQYSHGVEVPANARRLYISGQVGVGPDGTIPPDSEAQMEIIWTNIHATLASAGMTAADIVKVTTYITRAEDFAVHPRVRARHLGDNHACATGLLVAGLAKPELLVEIEVVAARAD encoded by the coding sequence ATGAAGCGCCATAATCCGCCGACGATCTCGCCGCCGCTCGGTCAGTACAGCCACGGGGTCGAAGTGCCGGCAAACGCCCGCCGCCTGTATATTTCGGGCCAGGTCGGCGTCGGCCCCGACGGGACGATCCCGCCGGACAGCGAGGCGCAGATGGAGATCATCTGGACGAATATCCATGCAACCCTGGCCTCGGCCGGCATGACTGCCGCAGATATCGTGAAGGTTACGACCTACATCACGCGGGCTGAGGATTTCGCAGTGCATCCACGGGTGAGGGCGCGGCATCTGGGCGACAATCATGCCTGTGCCACCGGGCTGCTGGTCGCCGGTCTGGCGAAGCCGGAACTGCTCGTCGAAATCGAGGTCGTCGCGGCCCGCGCGGACTGA
- a CDS encoding xanthine dehydrogenase family protein subunit M encodes MKAYPFDYIRAESVDDVLSALDRYGTEARIIAGGQSLMPMLNFRLARPEVLIDINRLAELSGIEDRGDHIRVGALTRHVDVARSPIIARHVPVVAEAMTHVAHPAVRNRGTLGGSLCLADPAAELPACMVALGADLVVAGNNGRRTVPADAFFMGMFETAVDDGEMLIEVLLPKSGPGTRSAMDEVARRHGDYAIVGAAAVAEMDGPAFRDLRLVYFGVEDKPILARETAAALIGQSWSPALAEDLKSTLAQDLSPNDDSQASSAMRLHLADVLARRLLPRLADPDGPHPSRTENESVSR; translated from the coding sequence GTGAAGGCCTATCCCTTCGATTATATCAGGGCGGAAAGCGTCGACGATGTGCTGTCGGCGCTGGACCGCTATGGCACCGAGGCGCGGATCATCGCCGGCGGGCAAAGCCTGATGCCGATGCTGAATTTCCGGCTCGCGCGGCCGGAAGTGCTGATCGACATCAACCGCCTGGCCGAACTGTCCGGCATCGAGGACCGCGGCGACCACATCCGCGTCGGTGCCCTGACCCGCCACGTCGATGTCGCCCGCTCGCCGATCATTGCACGCCATGTGCCGGTGGTGGCCGAAGCCATGACCCACGTCGCCCATCCGGCCGTGCGCAATCGCGGCACCCTGGGCGGCAGCCTGTGCCTCGCCGACCCGGCGGCGGAACTGCCGGCCTGTATGGTCGCCCTGGGCGCAGATCTGGTCGTGGCCGGCAACAACGGACGACGAACGGTACCCGCCGACGCGTTTTTCATGGGCATGTTCGAAACCGCGGTCGACGACGGCGAAATGCTGATCGAAGTGCTGCTGCCGAAATCCGGCCCCGGCACCCGTTCGGCCATGGATGAGGTTGCGCGGCGTCATGGCGACTACGCCATCGTCGGGGCGGCGGCGGTGGCCGAAATGGACGGGCCGGCGTTCCGTGACCTGCGTCTGGTCTATTTCGGGGTCGAGGACAAGCCGATTCTGGCCCGCGAAACCGCGGCCGCCCTGATAGGGCAGTCCTGGTCACCCGCGCTGGCAGAGGATCTGAAATCGACGTTGGCGCAGGATCTTTCCCCCAACGACGACAGCCAGGCCAGCAGTGCCATGCGCCTTCATCTGGCCGATGTTCTGGCCCGGCGGCTGTTGCCGCGTCTGGCCGACCCGGACGGGCCCCACCCGTCTCGCACAGAAAACGAGAGCGTATCCCGATGA